A stretch of DNA from Thalassospiraceae bacterium LMO-SO8:
CCGGGTTGAGGTCGGCGATCACGGCGACCTCCAGGCCCGGGGTGGTCGGCACCTGCGACAGAAACATGGAGCCGAATTTCCCGGCCCCGATGAGGCCGACACGAACGGGCTTGCCCTCGGCGGCGCGGGCCGCGAGTTCTTGGTAGATGTACAAGGTTGATTACTCCGCTGCTTGCTGACGCTTGGCGACCAGTTCGTCCAGGCAGTCGTCTGCCAGGGCTTCGATGGGGGTGAAATCGCGGTGCGCGATCCACTCCGCCCGGTTGAAGGCGCGGATGTGGTTGTCGACATGGCACAGCGACAGATAAACGATCGTCCGCCCGAACGGCGAGATGTTGGGCGGGCTGGCATGGACCAGCAGCGACGAGAACATCAGCATGCTGCCGGCCGGGCCGGTCGGCGCGACGCAGCCGCCGCGTTCGGCCAGTTCGGTGACCTTGTCCCGGTCCAGGGTCCACAGCGGATAGCTGGTCGTCTCCAGATCGTGGCCGGCGTCGACCACCCCCTGCTTGTGGCTGCCGGGAATGAACAAGAGCGGCCCGTTGGCCGCCGTCACGTCGTCCAGGAACACGGCGATGTTCATGGCGCGCGGTTCGGGCATGTCGTCGTCGCGCTTCCAGGTGCCGTAGTCCTGATGCCATTGCCACACGGCACCGTCGAAGGCCGCCTTGGCGTTGACCTTGTACTGATGCATGTAGACCGGCCCGTCGAGAACCTGGGTGACCGGCTCGATCATGCGCGGATGGGCGCCCAGTCGGCGGAACGCCTCGTTGTATTTATGGGCGGCGAAGGCCGTGCGGGCGACGCCGTTGGACTCGCGCCAGACCTCTTCGCGGTCGAGCGCATAGACGGCCTCGGCCTCGGCCTTGAGGCAGGCCGCTTCCTCCGGCGTGAACTTTCCGGGAAAGAACAGATAGCCGTCCTCGTCGAAACGTTTCAGTTCCTCTTCGGTCAAGCGCATTGGATCATCCTCCGATTGATGTCTTGCTTGTCGTTCCGGGGGTCTGTTGCCCCGGGTCCAGGTTCTTGAGCCGGCGATAGGTCGCCTCGCCCGCTAATTCCACATGCCGCGCCGCCAGGTCGCCGGCGGCGTCGACGTCGCCGGCCATGACGGCATCGGCGATCGCGCCGTGATCAGCCCAGATGGCGCCGTGGCGGCTGGTGTCCTCGAGCACCATGCGCATGGCCCGCACCATATGCGGCCACGCCCCTTCCGCCGTCGCGGCGATTTCCGGATTGCCCGCCAGGGCATACAGCGCCTGATGAAACGCGACATCGGCGGCGACCAGCCGGGCGATGCTGCCCCGCGCCACGGCGTCGCGGCCGTCGGCCATCAGCTTGTCGAACATGCGCCGGCGCGTGCCCTGGGGATCGTCCTGGGCGGCGGCCAGACGGGCCGCCAGACGGTCCAGGGCGCCCCGCACCTGATAGAGGGCCCGCAGGCGGTCCGCATCGACGGGCGCCACCATGTAGCCCTTGCGCCCGCGCGCGACGATCAGTCCTTCCTGCTTGAGCAGGACCAGGGCGCGGCTGACCGGCTGGCGGCTGACGCCCAGACGCTCGGCCATTTCCTCCTGGGCGACCGGCGCGCAGGGTGGCAGCTCGCCGGACAGAATGGCCGCGCGAATGGACTCGAGCGCCTGCTTCGTCAGATCTGATTTAAGTTTAAGTTGTTGCATTTATTGTATTTTTAAATTTCTGAATTCCGAATTCAGAAAACAATATGCGTCCCGACCGGCGCTGTCAACTCGATGGCCGGCCGCTCCCCGGGACCAGGGCGTTCCGCAAGTCAGGAACGATTTGACGGATTACGCGAGGTCGCCGAGAAACGCCTGATAGGCCGCCGCCCGCCCGACCGCGTTTTTATAGAGCGGCTGGCGCACCTGCCAGTTGGAGGCCGTCAGCACGGCGTTCCCGGACCTGTGGAAATCAAGACAGGCCGGATCCCAATCCAGGCCCAGGAAATCGATCAGCGCGCGGCTTTGCCCTTCCTGGTCGGCGATCAGATCCTCGTAGCGGAGTTCGTGGACCGGCAGGTCCAGAATTTCCCGCCAATGGGCCATGACGCGGTCCTGGGCCGCCTGCATGCGGGCGATGTCGGCAAGGTCCGTTGACCAGGCCAGGCCCTGGACGAAATTGGTGAAGTAGCAGGACAGGGCCGTGTCCTTGGCGTCGCGCACGCAATGGACGACGCGCGCCCCCGGCAACAGCATCTGCGCCAGCCCCAGCAGGAAGATGTTGAAGGGCGTCTTGTCGACGATCCGCAAGGCCTCATGCCGTCCCGCCCCCAGACATTTCAGATAGTCCGCCGCCAGGGTGCCCGCCCGGCCGGCGTCCAGGTCGGCCACGCCCTCGGGATAATCGGGCAGCAGCCGCGACAGGGCGTCCAGTTCCCCGGCCCCGGCCCCCTGCCCGTGGCTGGAAATGATCTGTTCGGCCAGGGTCGTGCCCGAACGCGGCATGCCGACAACCAGAACCGGGGCCTCCGACGCATCGCCCCAGCCCTTGGCCCGGGCCAGGAACTCCCTGTCGAAGGTCGCGATGATCGTATCGACCCAGCGGTCCAGCCGCGCCGCGTCGAAACCCAGCCCCGCCCCATCCAGCAGGCGGCGGCGCATGGCGTTGGCCTTGGTGAAGGCGTCGAACGCGCCGGCCTGGTCGCCGCGCCGATCCTTGGCTGCCCCCAGGGCGAACAGAAGCTGCGCCGTCTGATCGTTTTCCGGCGCGGTTTCCAACAGTTCCGCCAGCTGGGTTTCATGATCTTCCGTCAAGGCCCCGGCGGCGGCCAGGTTGACCCAGGCGTCGCCCAAGCCCTGATGGGCCTCGACGGCACGCAGGAACGCGTCCTCGGCACCCGCCGTGTCGCCCTTGGCCAACAGCACCGTGCCCAGGCCCGACCAGGCGCCTGCGAAACGGTCGAAGCGCGCGACGGTGTCGCGGTAGGCGTCTTCCGCCCGCTCCAGATCGCCGGACTTGAACAGCGCCCCCGCCAGATTGGCCCGTGCCTCCAGATACCCTTCGCGGTGGGTCAGCGCGGCGCGGAAGGCGTCGAGCGCCCCCAGAATGTCGCCCCGCGCCATCAGCACGTTGCCGAGCGCGTTGAACCCCTCGGGATAGTCTGGCCGGAGACTCAGCGCCTTGCGGCAGAAGTCCTCGGCCCCCGTCAGATCGCCCAGGCGGCGCAGCACGACGCCCAGGTTGCCGGGCGCCATGGGATTGGCCGGGTCGATTTCGGCGGCGCGGCGGTACATCGCCGCCGCCTCGGCCAGGGCGCCCTTGCGGAAATAGAGATTGCCCAGATTGATGTGGGCTTCCAGATGCTTGGGGTCGAGTTCGACCGCCCGTTTGCCGCAGGCCTCGGCCTCGTCGATGCGGTCCTGAAGTTCCATGGCCACGGCCAGGTTGTTGTAGGCCTCGGCGTTGTCGGGGCGCAGTTCCAGGACATGACGGGACGCCGCCTCGGCCTCGGCACCGCGGCCGCACAGGTTGAGGACGGCGGCCAGATTGGCGTGGATCGCCGGATCCTCGCCATCGACCATGGAGGCCGCGACCAGATGATCCGCCGCCTGCTCCAGGCGGCCCGTGCGATATTCGATCAGACCCAGAAGATGCAGCGCCTGGACCTCGCGCGGGCGTTCGGCCAGGACCTTGGTGAAGGCCTCCTCGGCCTCGCTGAAGCGGCCCGCGTGATAGGCCTGAACCCCGGCGGTCAGGCGCGCGCGGCCCTTGGGCGAAAGACGGTCTGCCGTCTCCGCAAGCTTCTTCTGCCGGCGCCGTTCCTGTCGGTTCACTTAAAGGGGGCCCTCCCGGCCGGTCCGTTCTGATGCGGACGAAAAGAAACGGGGCCCGGCCGGTGGTCGACCGAGCCCCCAGGATTGGGAGGGAGAATAGTGATCACAGGTCGCCGTGCCAAGCGGGGAGCAATCCGGTACTGCGAGGACGCGTCCCTGGGAGGACATCATCGGCTGCGGCGTTCCATCAACTGGCATATGGTATACCAGAGGCCAGACGGACGCAACAAGGGAATATCACGGCGGGATTTATCCCCCGCCCCGGCCCCGCGCGCGCTTGCGGGTCTGGGGCGAACCCGCTAAACGAAACCCCAGACACCCAGACACCCAGACACCGGCCACGATCCCTGGCCCGAACCATCCGACCGACATAGCCCGCCCGCCCCTTGTTCGGCGGGTTCCAGAGCGCACGAGGCCCCCATGACCGCCGCCATGACCCCAGCCCAGGAAACCGCGAAACTTCTGCTCGACATCAAGGCCGTGAACTTCCGCCCGCAGGAGCCCTACATGTTCACCTCGGGCTGGGCGAGCCCGGTTTATATCGACTGCCGCTGGGTCATTTCCTTCACCGAGGCGCGGCGCCGGATCATCGAACTGGGGGTCGAGATGCTGCGCCGCGACGCGGGTCTGGACGATGTCGACGCCGTCGCCGGTGGCGAGACCGCGGGCATTCCCTATGCCGCCTGGATTTCCGAGGCCGCCTCCAAGCCCATGCTCTACGTGCGTAAGAAGCCCAAGGGCTTCGGCCGCGACGCCCAGATCGAGGGCAATCTGGTCGAGGGCTCCAAGGTGCTGCTGGTCGAGGATCTGGCGTCGGACGGCGCGTCCAAGCTGAATTTCGTCCATGCCATCCGCAATGCCGGGGCCGAATGCACGGACGCCTTCGTCGTGTTCTTCTACGGCGTGTTCAAGGGGGCGCTGGAGACCCTGGAGAAAGAAGGCGTGACGCTGCGCTATCTCGCGACCTGGAAAGATGTGTTGCAGGTGGCCGAGGATGGCGGATACTTCGATGCGGAAACCATCGCCGGGGTGCGCGCGTTCCTTGACGATCCGGAAAAATGGTCCCTGGCCCACGGCGGACGCGGCTACGACGACTGATGATTGAGTGACGATCTGGGGAGACTCCATGCGACCGGCCGGCCCTGTCCTGAAATCGCTCCTTACCGCCGCCTTTGTGATGCTTTGCGCCGCCGCCCCCATACGCGCGGCGGAGCGTGACCAGCTCACCATCGGCATCACCCAGTATCCGTCGACCTTCCACCCCAACATCGACAGCATGGTGGCGAAGTCCTACATCCTGGGCTTCACGCGCCGGCCGTTCACCGTGTTCGACCAGAACTGGCAATTGGTCTGCATGCTCTGCACCAAGCTGCCGACCTTGGAAAACGGCCTGGCCGTGCCGGAAACGGCGCCGAACGGCAAGAAGGGCATCGCCGTCACCTACACCATCCGCCCCGATGCCGTGTGGGGCGACGGCACGCCGATCACGACCAAGGATGTCGAATTCACCTGGCGCATGGGCCGTCACGGCAAGACCGGCATCCTGCCAATCGAGTTCTACCGCTCCGCCTACAAGCTCGATACCAAGGACGACAAGACCTTCACCCTCCATTTCGACAAGCTGACCTTCGACTACAACGCCATCAATTCCTTCAACCTGATCCCCGCCCATGTCGACGCGGTGAATTTCGACGCCGATCCGGTGAACTACAAGAACAAGACCGCCTTCGACACCCAGACCACCAACGAAGCCCTCTACTTCGGCCCCTACCTGATCACGGAAACCCAGCGCGGCAGCTACGTCGTCCTGGAACGCAATCCGAAATGGTGGGGCAAGCCGGGGGCCTTCAAGCGCATCGTGGTCAAGGTCATCCCCAACACGGCGGCGCTTGAGGCCAATCTGCTGTCCGGCAGCATCGACATGATTTCCGGCGAACTGGGCTTCACCGTGGATCAGGCCCTGCGCTTCGAGAAACGCCATGGACGGAAGTTCCGCATTCTCTACAAGCCCGGCCTGGTCTACGAGCACATCGACCTGAACCAGGACAACCCCCTGCTGCGGAACCGCGATATCCGCCACGCCCTGGTCTACGCCATCGACCGTGAGGCGATTTCCCAACAGCTGTTCGGCGGCCGCCAGCCGGTCGCCCAATCATCGGTCAACCCCCTCGACTGGGTCGCCGCCGACGATATCCCGAAATACACCTATGACCCGAGGAAATCCCTGGAACTCCTTGTAAAGGCAGGATTTACAAAACTTGTCCAGGGCGTGCGCCAGCACAAGGACACGGGCGCCCCCCTGCGCTTCGAATTCATGACCACGGCCGGGTCCAAGGCCCGCGAACTGGTCCAGCAGGTCCTGCAAAGTCAATGGAAGGCCGTCGGCATCGACGTCCGCATCAAGAACGAACCGGCCCGCGTCTACTTCGGGCAGACGGTGACCCAGCGCAAGTTCACGGGCCTTGCCATGTACGCCTGGTCGTCGGCGCCGGAAAGCGTGCCGCGCACGAGCCTGCATTCCGCCCATATCCCGACCGAGGCCAACGGCTGGGCCGGGCAGAACTATCCGGGCTTCAAGAA
This window harbors:
- a CDS encoding tetratricopeptide repeat protein gives rise to the protein MNRQERRRQKKLAETADRLSPKGRARLTAGVQAYHAGRFSEAEEAFTKVLAERPREVQALHLLGLIEYRTGRLEQAADHLVAASMVDGEDPAIHANLAAVLNLCGRGAEAEAASRHVLELRPDNAEAYNNLAVAMELQDRIDEAEACGKRAVELDPKHLEAHINLGNLYFRKGALAEAAAMYRRAAEIDPANPMAPGNLGVVLRRLGDLTGAEDFCRKALSLRPDYPEGFNALGNVLMARGDILGALDAFRAALTHREGYLEARANLAGALFKSGDLERAEDAYRDTVARFDRFAGAWSGLGTVLLAKGDTAGAEDAFLRAVEAHQGLGDAWVNLAAAGALTEDHETQLAELLETAPENDQTAQLLFALGAAKDRRGDQAGAFDAFTKANAMRRRLLDGAGLGFDAARLDRWVDTIIATFDREFLARAKGWGDASEAPVLVVGMPRSGTTLAEQIISSHGQGAGAGELDALSRLLPDYPEGVADLDAGRAGTLAADYLKCLGAGRHEALRIVDKTPFNIFLLGLAQMLLPGARVVHCVRDAKDTALSCYFTNFVQGLAWSTDLADIARMQAAQDRVMAHWREILDLPVHELRYEDLIADQEGQSRALIDFLGLDWDPACLDFHRSGNAVLTASNWQVRQPLYKNAVGRAAAYQAFLGDLA
- a CDS encoding orotate phosphoribosyltransferase — protein: MTAAMTPAQETAKLLLDIKAVNFRPQEPYMFTSGWASPVYIDCRWVISFTEARRRIIELGVEMLRRDAGLDDVDAVAGGETAGIPYAAWISEAASKPMLYVRKKPKGFGRDAQIEGNLVEGSKVLLVEDLASDGASKLNFVHAIRNAGAECTDAFVVFFYGVFKGALETLEKEGVTLRYLATWKDVLQVAEDGGYFDAETIAGVRAFLDDPEKWSLAHGGRGYDD
- a CDS encoding GntR family transcriptional regulator — encoded protein: MQQLKLKSDLTKQALESIRAAILSGELPPCAPVAQEEMAERLGVSRQPVSRALVLLKQEGLIVARGRKGYMVAPVDADRLRALYQVRGALDRLAARLAAAQDDPQGTRRRMFDKLMADGRDAVARGSIARLVAADVAFHQALYALAGNPEIAATAEGAWPHMVRAMRMVLEDTSRHGAIWADHGAIADAVMAGDVDAAGDLAARHVELAGEATYRRLKNLDPGQQTPGTTSKTSIGG
- a CDS encoding phytanoyl-CoA dioxygenase family protein, yielding MRLTEEELKRFDEDGYLFFPGKFTPEEAACLKAEAEAVYALDREEVWRESNGVARTAFAAHKYNEAFRRLGAHPRMIEPVTQVLDGPVYMHQYKVNAKAAFDGAVWQWHQDYGTWKRDDDMPEPRAMNIAVFLDDVTAANGPLLFIPGSHKQGVVDAGHDLETTSYPLWTLDRDKVTELAERGGCVAPTGPAGSMLMFSSLLVHASPPNISPFGRTIVYLSLCHVDNHIRAFNRAEWIAHRDFTPIEALADDCLDELVAKRQQAAE
- a CDS encoding peptide ABC transporter substrate-binding protein, translated to MRPAGPVLKSLLTAAFVMLCAAAPIRAAERDQLTIGITQYPSTFHPNIDSMVAKSYILGFTRRPFTVFDQNWQLVCMLCTKLPTLENGLAVPETAPNGKKGIAVTYTIRPDAVWGDGTPITTKDVEFTWRMGRHGKTGILPIEFYRSAYKLDTKDDKTFTLHFDKLTFDYNAINSFNLIPAHVDAVNFDADPVNYKNKTAFDTQTTNEALYFGPYLITETQRGSYVVLERNPKWWGKPGAFKRIVVKVIPNTAALEANLLSGSIDMISGELGFTVDQALRFEKRHGRKFRILYKPGLVYEHIDLNQDNPLLRNRDIRHALVYAIDREAISQQLFGGRQPVAQSSVNPLDWVAADDIPKYTYDPRKSLELLVKAGFTKLVQGVRQHKDTGAPLRFEFMTTAGSKARELVQQVLQSQWKAVGIDVRIKNEPARVYFGQTVTQRKFTGLAMYAWSSAPESVPRTSLHSAHIPTEANGWAGQNYPGFKNAEMDALIEKIEVELDKPTRKKLWHRLQEIYVTELPAIPLYFRAETYIMPPWLTGVAPTGHQYPSSLWVEDWGVK